One segment of Micromonospora parathelypteridis DNA contains the following:
- a CDS encoding DUF1330 domain-containing protein, producing MAAAYALAHLRRAPINAEVLEYLERIESTLTPFGGRFIVHGGAVEVLEGSWPGDVIIIEFPDLAGARSWYHSSAYQEIKPLRARHLTGEVILVEGVEADHDSVQMAAELRRAGSR from the coding sequence ATGGCCGCCGCGTACGCGCTTGCGCACCTGCGCAGAGCACCGATCAACGCCGAAGTGCTGGAATACCTGGAGCGCATCGAGTCGACCCTTACGCCCTTCGGTGGCCGGTTCATCGTCCACGGTGGTGCCGTCGAGGTGCTGGAGGGCAGCTGGCCGGGCGATGTGATCATCATCGAGTTTCCGGACCTGGCCGGGGCCCGCTCCTGGTACCACTCCAGCGCCTACCAGGAGATCAAGCCCTTGCGGGCGAGGCACCTCACCGGCGAGGTGATCCTCGTCGAGGGAGTCGAGGCCGACCACGACTCAGTGCAGATGGCCGCCGAACTCCGTCGAGCCGGGAGCCGGTAG